In Silene latifolia isolate original U9 population chromosome X, ASM4854445v1, whole genome shotgun sequence, the following proteins share a genomic window:
- the LOC141617639 gene encoding fumarylacetoacetase-like isoform X1, which produces MDYSQYPINPNWFHLHIAYHGSASSVVISGTDIVRPRGQAPPAEKSSPYFGRSRKLDFELEMAAIPGNDLGTPIDVNNASDHIFGLVLMND; this is translated from the exons ATGGATTATTCTCAATACCCTATCAATCCCAACTG GTTTCATCTTCATATTGCATATCATGGGAGTGCATCATCTGTGGTCATCTCAGGAACTGATATAGTGAGACCAAG GGGACAAGCACCGCCAGCTGAGAAATCTTCACCGTACTTTGGCCGCTCGAGGAAATTGGACTTTGAGCTAGAAATG GCAGCTATCCCAGGAAATGATCTCGGAACACCCATTGATGTCAATAATGCATCTGATCACATATTTGGACTTGTTTTGATGAATGACTGA
- the LOC141617639 gene encoding fumarylacetoacetase-like isoform X2, whose translation MDYSQYPINPNWFHLHIAYHGSASSVVISGTDIVRPRGQAPPAEKSSPYFGRSRKLDFELEMLSQEMISEHPLMSIMHLITYLDLF comes from the exons ATGGATTATTCTCAATACCCTATCAATCCCAACTG GTTTCATCTTCATATTGCATATCATGGGAGTGCATCATCTGTGGTCATCTCAGGAACTGATATAGTGAGACCAAG GGGACAAGCACCGCCAGCTGAGAAATCTTCACCGTACTTTGGCCGCTCGAGGAAATTGGACTTTGAGCTAGAAATG CTATCCCAGGAAATGATCTCGGAACACCCATTGATGTCAATAATGCATCTGATCACATATTTGGACTTGTTTTGA